From Nicotiana tabacum cultivar K326 chromosome 20, ASM71507v2, whole genome shotgun sequence, one genomic window encodes:
- the LOC142174599 gene encoding uncharacterized protein LOC142174599, with protein MPMNPIQEVEVFEVWSIDFMGPFVSSYGNKYILVAMDYVYKWVEAASLPTNDAKGVIVFLRKNIFTRIGTPRAIISDNGTHFCNRAFMKLLEKYDVRRKVATPYHPKTSGQVEVSNREIKSMLTKTVNATRTDWARKLDDALWAY; from the coding sequence atgcctatgaacccaattcaagaggtagaAGTGTTTGAAGTATGGAGCATAGATTTCATGGGGCCTTTCGTCAGCTCATATGGCAACAAGTACATACTCGTCGCTATGGACTACGTGtacaaatgggtggaagctgcatcactccctacaaatgatgcaaaggggGTAATTGTTTTTTTGagaaagaacatattcacccgaaTTGGCACTCCAAGGGCAATAATCAGTGACAACGGCACTCACTTTTGTAATCGAGCCTTTATGAAGTTGTTAGAGAAGTATGATGTACGCCGCAAGGTGGCCACTCCATATCATCCGAAAACAAGTGGGCAAGTAGAAGTCTCGAATAGGGAGATAAAGAGTATGTTGACTAAGACTGTGAATGCTACTAGAACGGATTGGGCAAggaagttagatgatgcactttGGGCATATTGA